A portion of the Carya illinoinensis cultivar Pawnee chromosome 11, C.illinoinensisPawnee_v1, whole genome shotgun sequence genome contains these proteins:
- the LOC122282561 gene encoding organic cation/carnitine transporter 4, which yields MPRTFLMIITTPAAPFKPLSQSIPCKIKRPFTPYRPTVHIYKHLLFPTERREPLNSINHPDMTDASASDPVNRSSDLRSPLLEPEKYPEPKSGHEKLCIDDILQRYCGEFGPWQLRHFVLTSLAWAVEAFHTMVMIFADREPGWTCTSSLGCDVAAASVCGLKPGSWEWNGGLGSSTVAEWGLVCGQKYRVGLAQAVFFGGCMIGAGIFGHLSDSFLGRKGSLRVVCILNAVFGCLTAFSPDYWTYVLLRLLTGFSTGGVGLCAFVLATEPVGPSKRGYAGMSTFYFFSTGIALLSGIAYIFRSWRALYIASSIPSFLFLVTVLPFISESPRWYLVRGKLTEAMTLLHSIAKYNGKHLPDGVFLALDEEANNSSNYEQTCKQQLETNKAISGSLVDVVRSPVTRIRLFLAVTINFLCSVVYYGLSLNVVNLETNLYLNVFLNAVAEMPAFTITAVLLDKFGRKPLAIGTLWFSGFFCLLGSLMRSVGIWKVLRMVCGILGIFGMAGTYNLLFIYTTELFPTVVRNAALGCATQAAQMGAILAPFVVVLGGGLPFVVFGVCGIVGGMLAFYVPETLNKPMYDTMAGIEDGESADRSSTVSSC from the exons ATGCCCAGAACATTCCTCATGATCATCACCACACCCGCGGCCCCTTTTAAACCTTTATCCCAGTCAATTCCCTGCAAAATCAAAAGGCCATTCACTCCCTACCGGCCTACTGTCCATATATACAAACACCTCCTATTCCCTACGGAGAGAAGAGAACCTCTTAATTCCATAAATCACCCAGATATGACTGACGCGTCAGCATCCGATCCTGTCAACCGGAGCTCCGACCTACGGTCACCCCTGCTAGAGCCGGAAAAATATCCCGAACCCAAATCGGGACACGAGAAGCTCTGCATCGATGACATCCTCCAGAGATACTGCGGCGAGTTCGGGCCATGGCAGCTGAGGCACTTCGTGTTGACGAGCCTGGCTTGGGCTGTGGAGGCTTTCCACACCATGGTCATGATCTTCGCCGACCGCGAACCGGGGTGGACGTGCACGTCCAGTTTGGGATGCGACGTCGCGGCAGCCAGCGTTTGTGGGCTCAAACCGGGATCGTGGGAGTGGAACGGTGGGTTGGGAAGCTCGACGGTGGCGGAGTGGGGATTGGTTTGTGGACAGAAGTATAGGGTTGGGCTGGCTCAGGCCGTGTTCTTTGGCGGCTGCATGATAG GTGCTGGGATATTTGGCCATCTTTCAGACTCCTTCCTGGGTAGAAAAGGTTCTCTTAGAGTAGTTTGTATCTTAAATGCCGTCTTTGGTTGCTTGACAGCGTTTTCCCCAGACTACTGGACCTACGTCTTACTACGCCTCCTAACTGGTTTTAGCACAGGCGGCGTTGGCCTTTGTGCTTTCGTCCTAGCCACCGAGCCCGTCGGCCCTTCAAAGCGCGGGTATGCCGGGATGTCCACATTCTACTTCTTTTCAACCGGAATCGCGCTACTCTCTGGTATAGCCTACATTTTCCGGTCATGGCGTGCTCTCTACATTGCTTCCTCCATTCCCTCCTTTCTCTTCCTCGTCACTGTCCTTCCTTTTATCTCTGAGTCTCCAAGATGGTATCTCGTTCGAGGAAAATTAACGGAGGCCATGACACTCTTGCACTCCATCGCTAAATACAATGGAAAGCACCTCCCCGATGGAGTTTTTCTGGCACTGGACGAGGAAGCAAATAACAGTTCAAACTATGAACAGACCTGCAAGCAGCAACTGGAAACTAACAAAGCAATTAGTGGTTCTCTCGTAGATGTGGTTCGCTCACCAGTCACTCGCATCCGTCTTTTTCTTGCCGTGACCATTAATTTCCTGTGCTCGGTTGTGTACTATGGCCTTAGCCTAAACGTTGTCAACCTAGAAACTAATCTTTACCTCAACGTGTTCCTTAATGCAGTAGCCGAAATGCCGGCATTTACGATCACAGCAGTGTTGCTGGACAAGTTCGGTAGGAAGCCATTAGCAATAGGGACGTTATGGTTCAGTGGATTTTTCTGCTTATTGGGAAGCTTAATGAGAAGCGTGGGGATATGGAAGGTATTGAGAATGGTTTGTGGGATTTTGGGAATCTTTGGAATGGCTGGAACTTACAACTTGCTGTTCATTTATACGACGGAGCTGTTTCCAACGGTGGTCAGAAATGCAGCACTGGGATGTGCAACACAGGCGGCGCAAATGGGGGCAATCTTAGCACCGTTCGTGGTGGTTTTAGGGGGTGGGTTGCCgtttgtggtgtttggagtgTGTGGGATCGTGGGAGGGATGCTTGCATTTTACGTGCCGGAGACATTAAATAAGCCTATGTATGATACGATGGCAGGAATAGAGGATGGAGAAAGTGCTGATAGATCAAGTACTGTGTCAAGTTGTTGA
- the LOC122280776 gene encoding uncharacterized protein LOC122280776 encodes MKFLLEFVSCCGSAACSGQGTAPERAEYDEETKCLAPSFPTRRNRRRRRGHLGQPAAESEWKPSLCAIAEDNAMVVMKKKEKAGCANDSGSEARRSAKRKSGSGTGVHVRSYGDDYGRTHHIPTVIPAFAPTPFMF; translated from the exons ATGAAGTTCTTATTGGAATTTGTATCGTGCTGTGGATCCGCTGCCTGCTCGGGCCAGGGAACGGCGCCGGAGAGAGCGGAGTACGATGAGGAGACGAAGTGCCTGGCCCCGTCTTTTCCGACTAGGAGGAATCGGCGGAGGAGGCGGGGACATCTGGGCCAGCCGGCGGCCGAGTCCGAGTGGAAGCCGTCTCTGTGCGCTATCGCCGAGGACAACGCGATGGTggtgatgaagaagaaagagaaagccGGTTGCGCCAATGATTCTGGATCTGAGGCTCGGAGATCTGCGAAGAGGAAGAGTGGGTCCGGAACCGGAGTTCATGTCCGTAGCTACGGTGACGATTACGG GCGAACTCATCATATTCCGACTGTCATTCCGGCATTCGCTCCGACTCCGTTCATGTTTTGA
- the LOC122280511 gene encoding (-)-germacrene D synthase-like has translation MSVQVSEVAAPTAQNHVMPEINRRSADFQPSIWGDHFLSYASEFLEYDVNMGQQIEELKENVMTMLTAPIEKPSQKLILVDAIQRLGVSYHFDNEIQEILQQLQKTHESDDPEYNDDLYSVALLFRLLRQDGYYVSCDMFNKFKDSKGNFKGSLCNDVKGILSLYEATHLRVKGEDILDEALVFTTTHLQSVASQLSGPLATQVTHALKQPIRKGLQRLEARHYFSVYQEDASHDKVLLKFAKLDFNLLQKVHQKELADIASWWKDLDFSRKLPFIRDRVVECYFWILGVYFEPQYCFARRMLTKVISMTSVIDDIYDVYGTMEELDLFTEAIERWDMSAADKLPEYMKMSYQALLNVYTEMEQNLGEEKSYRVQYAIESMKNQVRAYHHEAKWFHQKYIPTMDEYMPLALVTSAYAMLATTSLVGMGEIVTKDSFEWLFSDPKMVTASAVVCRLMDDIVSHKFEQKRGHVASAVECYMTQHGVTEEEAVHELMKQVTDAWKDINKECLHPTEVPMPILMRVLNLARVIDVVYKDEDGYTHAGIVLKDFVASLMVDPVPL, from the exons ATGTCTGTTCAAGTTTCAGAAGTTGCTGCTCCAACAGCTCAGAATCATGTTATGCCAGAAATTAACCGTCGTTCAGCAGATTTTCAACCCAGCATTTGGGGTGACCACTTCCTCTCATATGCTTCTGAATTCCTG GAATATGATGTGAATATGGGGCAACAAATTGAGGAATTGAAGGAAAATGTGATGACGATGCTCACGGCTCCGATTGAGAAGCCTTCACAAAAACTAATCTTGGTTGATGCAATTCAGCGCTTAGGCGTGTCTTACCATTTTGACAATGAGATTCAAGAAATTCTACAACAATTGCAGAAGACTCATGAAAGTGATGACCCTGAATATAATGATGACCTCTACAGTGTTGCCCTGCTATTTCGACTGCTTAGACAAGACGGCTATTATGTTTCATGCG ATATGTTCAACAAGTTCAAGGACAGCAAAGGGAATTTTAAGGGATCACTTTGCAATGATGTGAAAGGAATTTTAAGCTTATATGAAGCCACACATCTCAGGGTAAAAGGTGAAGATATATTGGATGAGGCTCTTGTCTTCACTACCACACATCTTCAATCTGTAGCATCCCAATTAAGCGGGCCTCTAGCAACACAAGTAACCCATGCCTTGAAACAGCCAATCCGGAAAGGACTACAAAGGCTAGAGGCAAGGCATTACTTTTCTGTATACCAAGAAGATGCTTCACATGATAAAGTTCTTCTTAAGTTTGCAAAGTTGGATTTCAACCTATTGCAGAAAGTGCACCAGAAAGAACTTGCTGACATTGCCAG TTGGTGGAAAGACTTGGACTTTTCAAGAAAGCTACCCTTTATCAGAGACAGGGTGGTTGAGTGCTATTTTTGGATATTGGGAGTGTACTTTGAGCCCCAATATTGCTTTGCTAGGAGGATGCTAACCAAAGTGATATCCATGACCTCTGTTATTGATGATATCTATGATGTGTATGGTACAATGGAAGAACTTGACCTCTTTACTGAAGCAATCGAGAG GTGGGATATGAGTGCTGCAGATAAACTCCCGGAGTACATGAAAATGAGTTACCAGGCACTCCTAAACGTTTACACTGAAATGGAGCAAAACCTAGGTGAAGAAAAATCGTATCGAGTCCAGTATGCAATAGAATCT ATGAAGAATCAAGTTAGAGCATACCACCATGAAGCCAAATGGTTCCACCAGAAATACATACCAACAATGGACGAATATATGCCCCTTGCTCTTGTTACCTCTGCCTACGCAATGTTAGCAACCACATCCTTAGTCGGAATGGGAGAAATTGTCACAAAGGATTCCTTCGAATGGTTGTTCAGTGACCCTAAAATGGTCACAGCTTCAGCAGTGGTTTGCCGACTCATGGATGACATCGTGTCACACAAG tttgAGCAAAAAAGAGGGCACGTTGCTTCAGCTGTTGAATGCTACATGACACAACACGGTGTTACAGAAGAAGAAGCAGTCCATGAATTGATGAAACAAGTGACAGATGCATGGAAGGATATAAACAAAGAGTGCCTCCACCCAACTGAAGTCCCCATGCCAATTCTCATGCGAGTTCTCAACCTTGCACGTGTCATTGATGTCGTGTACAAAGACGAAGATGGCTACACACATGCTGGAATTGTGCTCAAAGATTTTGTAGCGTCTTTAATGGTGGATCCTGTGCCCTTATAA